TTTAACACCGGATGAAGCATATGGTGAGAAAAATGAAAGCCTTGTAAAAACAATTCCGTTAAATGAAGCAATTGATCTGATACACAGCATGGATAAAGAAAACATCACAATATCACTTATTCCCGGTTATTCCTGTCCGATAATTGAATATCTGCTCCCAGAAGGAAAATATGTGAGATATCTTTTCACCAACGTAACAGAGGATTCGATAACTGTTGATATGAACAAGCCGCTTGTTGAAAAAGAGCTCCAGTTTACAATTACTCTTGATTCTGTTATCAAAAGAGCGGAATAAATATTTTTAACTCTTTTTTAGGCAGTCAGGTCAATTTTTTGAAATGACTGAATTATTTTTTAGGTAGTGGTATTTGTCATATTTTGGGGTTTGAAAGTGAAGGAGAAGATAATTTGTCTTTTTTCTCCAGAGGTTAGGATAGGCCTTCGCAGGGATGGACGAGCATCCCTGCGGAAGGCGGACTAAAAAAAATAAAAAAAATACATCTCTTTTATTTTTTTGACTCTATAGGTATAGCACACTCAGGTGTAGGTATAAAACCTTCTCTTTGAAGATATGCTGCATATTTTTGTTTAATATGAGTAATATGTGGTGGCAATAATCTACCAACTCGATAATCTTTAAAATCTCCATATGTTTTTACAAAAAAATCATTAAAATGCATTTTAATTGTGATATTTTCATTACCATGACTAATAAATGATAATATTGTAAATACTGCATTTTCATCAAATTTATGATATTTCTTGAGGTAAGAACTCTTGATTTGGGCATCCGTTAACCTTGTACCCCTTATTAAATACATATTAACAGAATCCACGCCATTCTCGCCATCTCTGGGGATACAATCACATGCAGGTCGTATATTTACATAATAATAATCAATATCATTCTCTTTTTGATGAAAAACATCTCCACATGTGACTGTTTTTATATCTAATAAAGAAGAATCAATAAATTTTTCACCACACATTACTTTCCTAATATCATTATGATCAATTTTGTCTACTATTTCACCAATAGACTCTTCTTCAAACTCACAAGTCTCTAATCTTGAAACTAAATTTCTTGAAAGAAGATCCCTTAATTCAACAGAAGGATCAGTGCTATCATCTTTGAAAGCTCTCCAGAATATCCGCGGCCAGTTATGATTTAATTCATATAGATGCCAGAATAAATTCCTTTTTGATTTGTTAAGTGATTCATCCCATTTTTTAATAACGTAGATAGAGGGTTTATCTTTGAACCACTTATTTATCTCATCAAATAATCGGTTGTCTTGTAATTCGTTTTTCTTTTTTACGGAGATATAATCCATAAAATCCTTACATTGAGAAGTGCCTCCCGTATTTTGGAAGACCTCTTTTAATTTGTCTTCAATAGACTTCTCAGATTGATTACTAAAAATAAATACTGGCCCAAAATAATAATCCTTCAATTTAATTATAAAACTGGCTACAGATTCTTCTTTTGATTCTTGAAGAGCGCTTCCTGGAGTGACCGCCATAGGCATTTCCTCAGTTGATTTTAAATCCCAATCAATTATAACAAATGCTGCATTCGAAAAATGCTTAATTTGATCATCATCAGGAAGCTCTGAATATCCCAATACAGGTATGTGCTTTTTCTCAATTTGATTTTTTATATCTAATATGGGATCTGCACAGGATTTATCATCTATATGATCATCAATAATTACCGCAATTCCATTCAATAATGCAGTTGCAGTCAATTTTCATCCCCCTTTGCAACAAAATTGACAACAAAATTAGCTCCGGATAATTTCTCCTCTGAGTTTAATTCAGCAAGATCTATAGAATAATCATGTCTTTCCAGAAGCTGCCGTGCGATATATAATCCAAGACCTCTTCCCTCTTCACCTTTCCCAGAATAAAAGGAACTAAAAATGTATGGTTTATCTTCTTCACTAATTCCAGGGCCATTATCTGAAAATATCAATTTCCCCTGGGAACCATCAAGAGTTATTCGAATCTCTTTATCAGGTATATCTATAGTTTTTAGCCAGTAAAATGAATTGTCAAATAAATTAATCAATAGCTGTAAAACAACTGCATCTGTTGTTTTTGCTATCAGAGGAGAGCCTGTTGAAATAATATTTAATGCAATTTTTTCTTCAGATAATGATTTTCTGTAAATCTTATTAACTTTCTTAAGCATTTCATCAATGCGAATATTTCTCCTTCTCTTTTTTGATGATCTGAATAATAACTGAACGTCTGAAAATTGTCCTTCTATGAATGATAAAATACCTTTTACTGATGAGATCTCGTCAAACAAGTATTCCGGATCAGTATTTCCATGAAGAACTTCCCCACTTAAATTATCAACTGCTTTAATTGCTTTTGAAAGGAAAGCTATAATATCATGAGATGCTGTTTCAACAGCAAGACCTACACCTGCAAGATCCTCTGTAATCTCTGCTCTTGTTTCAAGGTAGTTTTTCTCAATAGTGTAATTTTTCTCAGCCTGATTTAGAAGAGCAATAGCTTCATTATCACCAGATTTTGAGAGATGCTCCTTTAATGAAGATAATTCAGTTTGTACAAAATTTCTCTTATATATTTCCTGTTCTCTTCTATTTTTCTTAAGATCTATATATTCCTGATATCTGTTTTTTCGAATATATGATAGCAATGTTTGAATTAGTTTAATAAAATCCCGGGTAGCATCCCCTGTCTCAATTAATCCTTCTCTATTTGTTTTGTCGTTTAAATTTGGATTTTGATTCTTAGAAATCTCAATAATACCTATTGTCTGGTCATTACTAAGCATTTCACTGGCTCTTATATTGCCACGTACCTTATCAATTTCAAGCCAGTCATCATCGGGATCACCATATGGATAAACCCTGATTCCATCACGAAAAAGATAGATTCTATGCTTTTTGATAAGCTCTTTTTCTTCTTTGTCTAAGGATTTGACATTTTCTTTTTTATTAGTTAAATCAAAAATATAGAATGCAAAATTAAATGATCCACAATCAGGATCCCTATAAACTTCTCTTTTATTGTTTTCAGATCCAATATTCATTTTAAAATGATCATTAAAAACTTTTAAACCGCGGATTTCTGACGATTTTAATTCTAATTTTACAGGGTCACCATTAATTTTAAATTTATATTCTAATAATTCATTATTGAAATTTCCATCTTCTATTTTCAAAACAGGAGAATATTCAATTAAATTTTTAAATTCTTCAATATCATCTTTTGAATCCCTCCATTTAGAACCATTATAATTAATTATAATCTCAAATTGATCATCTTCGCATTTATCTTTAAAAAATAATTTAGTAAATGTAGGACTCAGTTTTGCTAAATCATCATACACAGATGTAATTCTTTTTTCTGTCCATCTTCCTTTTAAGTCAGAGATTTCTATTCTTGTTCCATGATTTTCTCTTTTTATATTTTGGCTTCCAAATCTGAGATCTTTTTCAATGATCAACTCTGGTTCTCTGGTAGCCATTGAAATATTGATGTCATCGAGGAAGATCTCTTTGATCTCTCCATTATGAGAGATAAAATCCTCATCATAGCTTGAAAAATCAAAATTTACAACATATTCCTCATCTGAGCCACGAGATCTTGTTATAATTTTTACATTCTTGCCAAGTTTTAAGGCAGAAAACCTTCCTATCCCTTTTTCACCCTGAAGAGTTCTGCTTTTTAATTTTGACTTTCTTGCAGGTCCGCCCTTATTTAGTTTGCATGGAGTGGCCGGGTTCATCCAGCTGTTTCTGATAACATCAGCTGTCATCCCTTCACCATTATCTTCTATAATAATTTTAGAGTCATCTAAAATCTCATAATTGTCCCCAAAATTTTCAAAATTTATAGTTACCCAACTGGCATCTGCATCATATGTATTTTTTACAAGTTCAACAAGAGCAACCCTCTCATTTTTTATCAGCTGATCCCCCAGCATTGTTAAAAGCCTTGCATATGGTCTGATTTTTAGATTTTCTTCAGTTTGCATATTTCCTCCCCGTAACTATAAATTCTTCAGCGTAAACTTTCCTGTCATTATGATTCATAGAAAACTTTCCTTTTTCATCTCTGTAAGGTGTAAGTATTTTCTTTGAAATCTTTCTTTTAACAACATTAATCTCTTTAAATCCGGCATCATTCATTGAGTAAATCAAATGCTTTGCATTATCCACTCTTTTTCCTTTATACTCCGTATTACCTATAACAAAAAGAGCCAGACCACCATCTTTAATCATTTTATAACTATTTTTAACACTCTTTTCAATATCAAAATAATATCTTGCTACTGCCTTGGCCTTCTTTTTATCAACAGTAAATAAGTTAAAAACAATGCCAGACCCGACATTGTTCAATTTTTTAGCTTCTTCAGTAAAATCAGAATGATTATACAAGCTTCCAATTGTTCCATTTCTCAATGATTTATAATCATCAGTATATTCAAGCCAAAGTGTTGACAACTGATGGAGATCTGCATACTCATATGATGTAACATATGGAGGGCTTGTGATCAAAAGATCAACAAAAGGTTTGCGATTTTTTTTATCAAGGAAATTGATATTTTTTATATTTACTTTAGTATTTTCTGAAAGTTCGCTTTCTAAGTTAGCTTTCCTCATATATTCAAACTGTTCAGTAAATGCTGTAATTACATCAGCAGGTACTTTATCAGGATCTAATTGTGGCTTAATGGATTTCGTTAGCCACCTTGATGTTTTCTTTAATATATTAGAAAATGCGCAAAGGAAAAATTTACGATAAAAACTTTTTTTAGGAATAGTGACATTTATCGCTTTTTTTAATCTGATTAGATCTTTGATTTGTTCATCAAAATACCAATATTTTATCCTTTCATTGACATTAGAGAACTCATCCTCTAAAACAGAGATATTGCAATATTTATCTGTAATCTGTTTGAAATAATCCAGGAGTGTTGAATCCTTATATTTTCTGCTTTTAACTTCTGCTATTAATGTAGCAACAGGATTAATATCACAACCCCAAAAATCAATCCCGTTCCTTTTTGCTTCATAAGAAGTCGTACCGCAACCGCAAAAGATGTCTGCTATAGTTTCTACATTTATATCCAAATTCTTTGAATATTCTATAGCTTTTGTTGTAATGAATGCCGGAAATTTTGCAGGGTATGCATGTATTCTGTGTATTTTATGCTCTTCTTCATTTCCTTCATTCCAAAATGGATCAATAGGCACATTATCTAAATTTAAATGACTAATGCTTCCTGTTAATTCCATATTACCACTACAAATAATTAATAATAAATTTATTGCTTATATATGTCCTGTTAGTTTCTTGTTCTAATTAACCTTTATCAAATAAATTTTTACAAATCCTTAATAATTCTTTTTATTTCAGTCAAAAAATATTCATCTTTGAACAGAAGTTAAATCTCATCTACAAATAAATTTGAATTTTCAGAATTTTCACGACCATCATCCTCATCATCTCCCACATATTCACCTTGAAAGAGACTCTCGGACTTTTTAATATATAGGATATTTGCGGGCGGGGGGTGAAAGTAAAAGGTAAGTTAAATTCTTCTATTAAAGAAATATCAGTTTGTTATGATACAAATTCCTAATCTCCGGGAATTCTTTTATCCACTGGAATAGTTCTTTAGATTCTCTTTTCAGGATATGTATATTATATTAATCAGCAAGTTTTATCCGCTCTGATTACTCTTCTATTTAGCTTATTATGTGGTTATTCCAGCAATGAAAATTGCCCAGCTTACCCAGTTGTATTATACATCCGAGAAGAAGATAAACAACTTTGTTATACCGGGCTAATGAAATATTATTGAAAGCCTGATTCGTGTTGGCAAACTGCAAAATAAGATTATAATCATGCTCTGTAATTTTTCCGCAAGATCACGCCTTTTTAAACGGCTTTAAAAAATCATTGATAGTAAATCCGTGAAAATCATCTGCATAAATAGTATTTCACGTGATGTATTCATTACTCAAAAAGAATTTCAAAATAGATAAACCCTGAACTTAAAAAACGAGTGCACCGACCGGGAATTGAACCCGGGCTATTGGCTTGGAAGGCCAAAGTCATGCCACTAGACCATCGGTGCAAACAAACGCTTCTAACATAACGCTTGTGCCATACTATTTTGCTGTTTCTAAGTATTAAAAATATTGATTTTGATTCAAAAAAACGTTTTTTAAAAAAATCCAGAATAACTTCACCAAAAAGATTTTCCGATTGTCAAAAATCTCAGGGAAAAAGTCTTTATGTAAAATTAAGTTAAAATTAAGTCTAAAAATGTGGTTTAAATCAAGTTCAAAATGTAGTTTAATTTAGTTTAAAAATTACGTCTTATTAAGTGTAAAATTAAAAGTTTAAAAAAGCTGAATTTTTTTTTCAGCAGAATTAATATCCGCGAATCTCAGCTTCAATCTTTTCAAGAGCCGCAACGCGCCTGTCAAGTGACGGATGAGTTGCCAAAAGCTCTGTTAAACTTTTCCCGGAAATTGCAGGAATGATAAAAAATGCATTTGCACCCTCAATCTCCTGCTTCTTTTTTGCCGGAACATAATCCATCCTGCCGCTTATTTTCTTAAGGGCGGAGATTAACGCCTGTGGATTTCCTGTAATCATCGCACTGCCCCTGTCAGCCGCAAACTCACGGTAACGTGATAATAAAAGCATAAGAAGAGTTGCAACAATCCAGACGAGTATAGATACAATCCAGATTACAATCCATGCTCCATTGTTCTCTCTTCCGTCAAAAAGATTCATAAACAAAGCATTTTGCATAATCATCGATGCAATCATTGCAATAAAACTTGCAACAGTCATCGTCAGAATATCACGGTTCTTAACATGTGAAAGCTCATGCGCTAAAACTGCCTCAAGCTCCTCGCGGTTTAATGTATTCATAATTGAATCTGTAACCGCAACAACAGCGTGCTTAGGGCTTCTGCCGGTAGCAAAAGCGTTTGGCACAGGTGAGGGCATAACAGCAACCCTTGGCTTGGGAAGACCTGCCTCGTTGCAAAGCTTCTCAACCATCATATGAAGCTCAGGATATTCATCCTCAGCAACAATCCTTGCACGGGTGCTTGCCAGGACAAGTTTGTCTGAGAAGAAATACTGCCCAAATGCAAACAAAAATGCAAGAGCTATCAGGAATATGAAATATCCCGGGAAAAAGAAATTAATTACGCCTATGAAAAACAAATAGACTGCAAGTATTAATATCCAGGTCAGAAAGACCCTGCCTGTAAGACCCCAGTCTCTCTTCCATTTACCAATCATTATAACTTTATTATTTGTAGTACATCGCATAAATATATCCTGACACCGGCAAAGTTCAAACCGCATTTATTCATACAAAAGTACAAATCTGACATTACAGATATGTCTGAAAAGCCAATATTTGTAAGATTTACCTCAACGAGTAAAACCCTCCGCTGACATCAATAAAAATCCGGGGAAGACAGGCATCATAAATCCAAATCAAATAATCTTTTTTCAAATTTAGGTTAAAATAGAAATATTTTATACATATATTCCAGACTATTCATACATGGAGGAAGACAGCGCACCGGAAAAAATAAGTGACGTCGCATATGGAATCTTTGAGATAATCTTAAACAAAGAGTTAAAACAGCGCGGCAGGTACCTTTTCGAACGTGTAAACAGCAATGATAATTTTCTTGAAGAATTCAAAGAGATTTTTCAGAACTTTTCAACAGAATACCAGATGCTTTCCAATGCTCTCATTGAAGAGTTCAAATGCGCAGAAGAAATATACAATAAAATCTGCGAAGGCGAAGGCGTTATTCCATCAAAAACCACCCTCATGTACTGGATTGTTCAGGATGCACCTGACTTTACAATGAGTCCCGGAGACGAAGACAAAGGCGGCAAATGGCTCATATTCCTTGAAAAAGCCGAAGTCGATACAATGTGGGAGAAGATAAGGGATGCAACCGTTCAAAACAGACTTGGGCCCTCATCAAAGGTCTCAACTGCAAAAGAAAACCCCGAATCAAGGGATGAAAGAACTGTAATATATGTATATACCCGCGACTGGGAAGACAAAGACAATGTCATGAAAATAAGAGAGACCCTAAAAGAGCTTGGAGTAGAACACCGCATAGGATACAAAAGAAATATCGAAACATTTCAGGGCGAATACTCACAGGGCGGACGAAAAGTAACATATTACAGCGTTTAAACCAATAAAATTCAAAAAAACACATATTATCAAAAAAAAAATCAGAAAAATTAAAAAACTTAAAAACTAAAAAACGAAGACCAAAATCAAAACCAAGAGATTCTTACACTTCAATAATCTTTAAAGCAGATCTCTTACTTTTTAATTACAAAATAATCACAAATTTTTCTGTGATTAAAAAAATTAAAAATGCTCTGGCGAATAAAAAAATTTCATTCGCAAAAGCAAAAAATAACTATTATGCTTTTCTTTCTTTGTTCTTTGGTCTGAGATTGTCAGAACCACACTTGCGGCATGTCGTTGCACGTTTTGCGTTCCTTGCATTGCATTTCATACAAACCTTTACATCAAGGAGCCTTGCTTCTGCCTCTGGAAATCTTGCCATATCTGTATACCCCTGATAATTTTAACTTCAGTTCTATATACAACGATGTCTGCGGTATTAACAGTTTTGGATAATAAAATATGAGAGGAGAAGATATTGTATTACCCGCAAATCCAGAAAAATTATTCAAAATCAATAACTGACCCTTCAAATATGCTTTAATTTAATACTTTCAGCCGGAAAGGCACAGACGAAAAAAGGCAGGAGATTTTTTTAGCAGGAGAAAAGTTATAAAAAAAGATTTATTTCAGGCTCTGTTTTTCAAAAACCATTCCTTAAATCCCGAAAGTGCACATCCGCGGTGTGAGATTATAGATTTTTCGGAGATTTCAATCTCTGCAAAGGTTCGATTCCCCACTTCAAAGACAGGATCATATCCAAAACCCATCTCTCCACGAGGCGACAGTGTAACCTGACCATCCACCCTTCCCTTAAATACGAATACCCCACTCTCATCGGCATAAGCAACTGCAGTTTCAAAATAAGCGCTTCTGTCATCTTTTTCTTCCATAAGTCTCAAAATTCCATTCATTCCGATTGTGTCAAGAACATATGCCGCATATGCACCTGGAAAGCCATTTAAAGCTTTTATGTAAAATCCGGTATCATCAACAATTAAAGGTTTTTTAAGGATAGAATATGCACAAATCGCCTTTTCTCTCGCAATTTTTTCTACATCATCGCCCTTAATCTCCAAAAGTTCGATCTTTTCATGACCGACACTGGCAATTCCCTCAAAAAAAGATGCAACCTCTTTTGCCTTATTCACATTTCCTGTGACAACAGTTATCTCAAACATTCAAATCTCCTCTTTAATTTTCTTCTTACTTTTAAAAATAAAAAAAATTCTATAAAGCCACGGCTGAAGGCTTCTTCTGGTGCTTTAAAAGAACTTTAAGGTAGAAAAGCGCCCAGAAATAACCTAAAACCCCGCCAAAAATATCGCCAAGCACAATACCATACCATACTCCAAACTGACCCATACCTAAAACAACGCCCATCACATATGCAAATACTGCAATGAATATCAGATTTCTAAACACATTTATGATAAATGATGTTATTCCACGCCCTGTTCCCTGAAATAGCGCTGAAGCCATCATTCCAAGCACAGCAAACGGATAAAAGATACACATCGTCTGTAAAAATCCAATAAATAAAGGTACAAGGTGCACGCTTTCAGGCGAATATGTAAATAATACTGTTATAAAAGGCGCCAAAAACCATGTCGCAACTGATGTTGCAAGACTGATAATAATTCCAATCTTTAATGAAAAATTCAGAATCGTCTTTAAATTTTCAAATTTTCTGGCGCCATAATTTGCTCCGAATACCGATACTGCCGAGGTTGCAATTGCGGCTATCGGAATAATCGCAAACATAACAACACGCCATCCGCCTGTATAGACCGCTACTGCATCTGTTCCTGAAACATCTACTAATATCAGGTTTATTATCACAAGCACAACTGACATTAAGAAGAATTCAAAACTTGCAGGAATTCCGACACCCAAAATATCCTTTAAAATTTTAGGGTTGAAAGAGAAGTTTTCAAGCTTCAGCGAGAGATAAGAGTCCCTCTTTACATAAAACCAGTAGATTATAACCACATTTACAGTAAAGATCGAAATAATTGTTGCCCATGCCGCACCGGCAATTCCAAGACCCATCCAGTAGATCATTACAGGGTCTAAAACCATGTTTAAAACAGCAGAAATTGCCATTGCATACATTGGTCTTTTTGTATCGCCCTCTGCTCTTAGGATTGCATATCCTACATTTGAGAACAAGAACAAAATAGTGCCCAAAAATACGATTTGACCATATATTACTGCCTGTTCTGTTGCGTCACCGGCATTCATCGCAATCATGACAGGTTCGAGTAAAAATATTAAAGGAATTGTCAGAACTAAAGAGAACACCGTTATCATAATAACCGAGTGTACACCTGCATTTTCTGCACCGGCCTTGTCATGTGCCCCAATAAGCCTTGAAATTACTGAAGTCACACCTGCCCCAAGACCGTTTCCAAACCCGATAATTATCATGAAAACCGGCATTACAAACCCGACTGCCGCTAATGCATTTGAGCTGATACCTGAAACCCATACAGCATCAACAAGATTGTAAACGGAAAAAATTAGCATCGCAACAATCATCGGACCTGAAAGGCTGATTATCGCTTTTTTGGGATCTCCGGTTAGAAGAGTCACTCCTTTTGTCATACCGGCCTCAAATTTATTATCCGTTCCGGATGAGGAGTCTGAATTTTTATTTAACATATTTTCTTTTGAATTATCTGACATATAAACACTCTTTATTTAAATTCTAAAGCTATACGCCGGGCACTGAGATCTTCCTGAGTTGTTCGAAACACACTTTTTTTTAAAAACGTTCATGAAACTAAGGTTTCATGCTAACTGTTTCATATAAATAACAAAGTGATTTTCATGGTAAATTCTTGCTCATAAAACAAATGTCTCATACCAACATATCAGGTGATTCACAACGTAATTTTCACAGTAAACTGA
The genomic region above belongs to Methanomicrobium antiquum and contains:
- the rdgB gene encoding RdgB/HAM1 family non-canonical purine NTP pyrophosphatase yields the protein MFEITVVTGNVNKAKEVASFFEGIASVGHEKIELLEIKGDDVEKIAREKAICAYSILKKPLIVDDTGFYIKALNGFPGAYAAYVLDTIGMNGILRLMEEKDDRSAYFETAVAYADESGVFVFKGRVDGQVTLSPRGEMGFGYDPVFEVGNRTFAEIEISEKSIISHRGCALSGFKEWFLKNRA
- a CDS encoding putative phosphothreonine lyase domain-containg protein codes for the protein MEEDSAPEKISDVAYGIFEIILNKELKQRGRYLFERVNSNDNFLEEFKEIFQNFSTEYQMLSNALIEEFKCAEEIYNKICEGEGVIPSKTTLMYWIVQDAPDFTMSPGDEDKGGKWLIFLEKAEVDTMWEKIRDATVQNRLGPSSKVSTAKENPESRDERTVIYVYTRDWEDKDNVMKIRETLKELGVEHRIGYKRNIETFQGEYSQGGRKVTYYSV
- the htpX gene encoding zinc metalloprotease HtpX — protein: MIGKWKRDWGLTGRVFLTWILILAVYLFFIGVINFFFPGYFIFLIALAFLFAFGQYFFSDKLVLASTRARIVAEDEYPELHMMVEKLCNEAGLPKPRVAVMPSPVPNAFATGRSPKHAVVAVTDSIMNTLNREELEAVLAHELSHVKNRDILTMTVASFIAMIASMIMQNALFMNLFDGRENNGAWIVIWIVSILVWIVATLLMLLLSRYREFAADRGSAMITGNPQALISALKKISGRMDYVPAKKKQEIEGANAFFIIPAISGKSLTELLATHPSLDRRVAALEKIEAEIRGY
- a CDS encoding DNA methyltransferase, whose translation is MELTGSISHLNLDNVPIDPFWNEGNEEEHKIHRIHAYPAKFPAFITTKAIEYSKNLDINVETIADIFCGCGTTSYEAKRNGIDFWGCDINPVATLIAEVKSRKYKDSTLLDYFKQITDKYCNISVLEDEFSNVNERIKYWYFDEQIKDLIRLKKAINVTIPKKSFYRKFFLCAFSNILKKTSRWLTKSIKPQLDPDKVPADVITAFTEQFEYMRKANLESELSENTKVNIKNINFLDKKNRKPFVDLLITSPPYVTSYEYADLHQLSTLWLEYTDDYKSLRNGTIGSLYNHSDFTEEAKKLNNVGSGIVFNLFTVDKKKAKAVARYYFDIEKSVKNSYKMIKDGGLALFVIGNTEYKGKRVDNAKHLIYSMNDAGFKEINVVKRKISKKILTPYRDEKGKFSMNHNDRKVYAEEFIVTGRKYAN
- a CDS encoding 50S ribosomal protein L40e, coding for MARFPEAEARLLDVKVCMKCNARNAKRATTCRKCGSDNLRPKNKERKA
- a CDS encoding sensor histidine kinase, whose amino-acid sequence is MQTEENLKIRPYARLLTMLGDQLIKNERVALVELVKNTYDADASWVTINFENFGDNYEILDDSKIIIEDNGEGMTADVIRNSWMNPATPCKLNKGGPARKSKLKSRTLQGEKGIGRFSALKLGKNVKIITRSRGSDEEYVVNFDFSSYDEDFISHNGEIKEIFLDDINISMATREPELIIEKDLRFGSQNIKRENHGTRIEISDLKGRWTEKRITSVYDDLAKLSPTFTKLFFKDKCEDDQFEIIINYNGSKWRDSKDDIEEFKNLIEYSPVLKIEDGNFNNELLEYKFKINGDPVKLELKSSEIRGLKVFNDHFKMNIGSENNKREVYRDPDCGSFNFAFYIFDLTNKKENVKSLDKEEKELIKKHRIYLFRDGIRVYPYGDPDDDWLEIDKVRGNIRASEMLSNDQTIGIIEISKNQNPNLNDKTNREGLIETGDATRDFIKLIQTLLSYIRKNRYQEYIDLKKNRREQEIYKRNFVQTELSSLKEHLSKSGDNEAIALLNQAEKNYTIEKNYLETRAEITEDLAGVGLAVETASHDIIAFLSKAIKAVDNLSGEVLHGNTDPEYLFDEISSVKGILSFIEGQFSDVQLLFRSSKKRRRNIRIDEMLKKVNKIYRKSLSEEKIALNIISTGSPLIAKTTDAVVLQLLINLFDNSFYWLKTIDIPDKEIRITLDGSQGKLIFSDNGPGISEEDKPYIFSSFYSGKGEEGRGLGLYIARQLLERHDYSIDLAELNSEEKLSGANFVVNFVAKGDEN
- a CDS encoding MATE family efflux transporter, producing MSDNSKENMLNKNSDSSSGTDNKFEAGMTKGVTLLTGDPKKAIISLSGPMIVAMLIFSVYNLVDAVWVSGISSNALAAVGFVMPVFMIIIGFGNGLGAGVTSVISRLIGAHDKAGAENAGVHSVIMITVFSLVLTIPLIFLLEPVMIAMNAGDATEQAVIYGQIVFLGTILFLFSNVGYAILRAEGDTKRPMYAMAISAVLNMVLDPVMIYWMGLGIAGAAWATIISIFTVNVVIIYWFYVKRDSYLSLKLENFSFNPKILKDILGVGIPASFEFFLMSVVLVIINLILVDVSGTDAVAVYTGGWRVVMFAIIPIAAIATSAVSVFGANYGARKFENLKTILNFSLKIGIIISLATSVATWFLAPFITVLFTYSPESVHLVPLFIGFLQTMCIFYPFAVLGMMASALFQGTGRGITSFIINVFRNLIFIAVFAYVMGVVLGMGQFGVWYGIVLGDIFGGVLGYFWALFYLKVLLKHQKKPSAVAL